Within Mycobacterium botniense, the genomic segment CATCCTCCGACAGCTGGGCCCGACCGCACAGCATTCGAAGGGCCCGTTCGGTGACCTCATCGAATCGGCCGCGGACAGCTTGGCCGGCAAGGGAAAACAGGTCAACGAGACCCTGACCAGTTTGTCGCGCGCGCTCACCGCCCTCAACGAAGGTCGGGGAGACTTCGTGGCGGTAACGCGCAGCTTGGCACTATTCATTAGCGCGCTGTATCACAACGATCAACAGTTCGCGGCCCTCAACCACAACCTCGCCCAGTTCACCCGGTGGTTCACCACATCCGACCATGAACTGGCCGACACCGTTCAGCGGGTCGACGACGCGCTGGTCACGGTTCGAAAGTTTCTCGACGACAACGGGTCAGTGCTGACTCACGACGTCAACAACCTCGCCGAGGCCACCACCGCGATCCTGCAACCCGAGCCGCGTGAGGGCCTGGAGACCGCCCTACACGCGCTGCCGGCTTTTGCCGGCAACTTCAACAACATCTACCAGCCGGTCCACGGCGCGCTGGTGGGTATGGGTGTGTTCCCGAACTTCGCGAACCCCATCCAGGGCATCTGCAGCGCTATCCAAGCCGGCAGCCGGTTGGGTTATCAGGAATCAGCGGAGCTGTGCGCCCAGTATCTGGCGCCGATTCTGGACGCCGTCAAGTTCAACTACCTGCCGTTCGGCGTGAATTTGTGGAGTACGGCCGCCACCCTGCCCAAGGAAGTGGCCTACTCCGAGGAGCGGCTGCGCCCGCCGCCCGGGTACAAAGACACGACCGTGCCGGGGATCTTTGCCCGAGACACTCCGTTCTCGCACGGAAACCATGAGCCGGGTTGGATCGTCGCCCCCGGGATGCAGGGCACGCCGGTTCAACCGTTCACCGCGAACATGCTGACTCCCGAATCGCTAGCCGAACTTCTTGGTGGACCCGACATCACACCCCCACCCCCGGGAACCACTCTGCCCGGATCGCCGAATGCCTACGACGAGTCCAATCCGTTGCCGCCGCCGTGGTATCCGCAGCCCCCGCCGCCGCCCAAGGTGGTTCCCGCGCCGTCTTCGGGTGCGGCAGCCGGGCTGCCCGCACCCAATGGCTCCGCACCGAGTGGGCCGCGCCGATGACCCGCGCAGCGACACGGCTGATCCTCGGCGCCGGGCACCGCGGGCTGGTCTTGCTGCTGGCCACGCTGATGCTGAGTTCATGTACGTGGCGTGGCATCGCGAACCTGCCGTTGCCAAGCGATCGCGGTACCGGTCCTCACCACCTGACGATCTACGTCCAGGTGCCCGACACGCTCGCGCTGAACACCAACAGCCGGGTGCGGGTCGCCGACGTCTGGGTCGGCACGGTACGTGATATCAGCCTGAAAAACTGGATCGCCACACTGACACTGGACCTCGATCCGACTGTGCAGCTACCGGCCAACGCGACCGCGAAGATCGGCCAGACCAGCCTACTGGGCACCCAGCACATCGAGTTGGCCGCTCCGGCCCACCCGTCGCCACGGCCATTGCGGAGTGGCGACACGATCGGGCTGAATCACTCCACGGCGTACCCCACCGTCGAGCGGACGTTGGCCAGCATCGCGGTCATCCTCAACGGTGGCGGCATCCCACACCTTGAGCTCATCCAAAACGAGATTCTCAACGTCCTTGACGGCCACGTCGACCAGATCCGCGAATTCCTCACGCGGCTGGACACGTTCACTGCCGAACTCAACCGTCAGCGCGAAGATCTCACCCGCGCGATCGACTCCACCAACCAGCTGCTGACAATTGTCGCGAAGCACGACGAGACCCTCGATCACGTGCTCACAGCGATCCCGCCGCTGATCCGGCATTTCGCCGACGCCCGCGATCTGTTCGCTGACGCCACCGAATCCCTGGGGCGGTTCAGCGACGCCGCAAACCGCACCCTGTCCGCGACGCGACCCGGTCTGCACCAGGACTTGCAGTCGCTCCAGCGGCCGCTCAAGCAGCTGGGTCGGGCCTCTCCCTATGCGGTTGGCGCGCTGAAGTTGTTGCTCACGGCGCCGTTCAACATCGACAACGTGCCCAAAGTGATCCGCGGCGACTACATCAACGTGTCGGCGACGGCCGACCTGACGCTGTCCACCCTCGATAACGCGCTGCTGAGCGGCACGGGCTTTTCCGGGATGCTGCGGGCACTGGAGCAGTCCTGGGGACGGGATCCGGGCACCATGATCCCCGACGTGCGCTACACGCCGAACCCCAACGATGTGCCGGGCGGACCCCTGGTGGAACGGAGCGAATGAGATGCTGCCGCGCCTGCTCAAGATCCAACTGGTGTTGCTGACCGGAATCTCGGTCGTCGCGGTGGTGGTCTTGGGCTGGTATTACCTGCGGATCCCCGCCCTTTTGGGTGTTGGTCGGTACACGCTGTATGCCGATTTGCCGCAATCCGGCGGGCTTTACCGAACCGCCAACGTCACATACCGGGGCATGACCATCGGCAAGGTGATCGCTGTCGAACCCACGGAGCGGGGCGCACGGGCGGTGCTGAGCATTGATGCGGGCTATCAGATCCCGGTCGACGCCTCGGCAAACGTGCACTCGGTGTCGGCGGTGGGCGAGCAGTACCTCGACCTGGTATCGGCCAGCAACCACGGTCCGTACTTCCGGACTGGGCAAACCATCCTCAAAAGCAAGGTGCCCAGCCAGATCGGCCCGGCATTAGACGCCGCCAACCAGGGATTGGCGGCGCTGCCGATAAATAAGGTGGAATCGCTGCTCAATGAGACATCGCAGGCGGTGGGCGGGTTGGGGCCCTCCCTGCAGCGGCTCGTCGACGCTACTCAGGCCATCGCCCACGACGTCAAGGGCAGCATCAACGACATCAACACGATCATCATGCATTCAGCGCCAATCATCGACAGCCAGGCCAATTCCGGCGATGCGATCGCGCAGTGGGCAGCCGGCCTCGCCACCCTCGCCGCCCAGACCGCGCAGCAAGACCGCGCGGTGCGCAACATTCTGGCCAACACGGCACCGACGGTCGGCCAAGTCAGCGCGACGTTCGACAACGTTCGCGACTCGCTGCCGCAGACACTGGCCAACCTTGAGGTTGTGTTCGATCTGCTCAAGCGTTATCACAACGGCGTCGAACAGTTGCTGGTGTTTCTTCCGCAGTCGGCTGCGGTCTCGCAGGCCGCTACCTCCGCCTATCCCGATCATGCGTCGGTGGACGTTGCCTTGGCGATCAACCAACCACCGCCGTGCCTGACCGGATTCCTCCCGGCGTCGCAGTGGCGCTCACCAGCGGACACCAGCACCGCCCCGCTACCGGCCGGCACCTACTGCAAGATTCCGCAAGACACCCCCGCCAACGTGGTGCGCGGCGCCCGTAACTACCCATGCGTGGACGTGCCCGGCAAGCGGGCGGCCACCCCGCGGGAATGCCGCAGCCCCCAGCCCTATGTGCCGCTGGGCACCAATCCCTGGTACGGCGACCCCAACCAGATCCGCAACTGCCCCGCACCCGGGGCGCGGTGTGACCAGCCAGTGGATCCGGGCCGGGTCATCCCCGCCCCATCGGTCAACAACGGCCTCAACCCGTTGCCGGCCGATCAGCTGCCCGCACCCCCGCCTCCGGTCAGCGATCCACTGCAGCGACCGGGGTCGGGCACTGTCCGATGCAACGGGCAGCAACCCAACCCGTGTATCTATGTTCCGTTCGCGGCCCCCACAGCGATCTACGACGTGCAGAGCGGCGATGTTGTCGGTCCCGACGGTCTGACGTACACCGTTGACAGTCCGGGCAACCTCGGCGACGAGGGGTGGAAGCAGATGCTGGCGCCGGCGGGGTGAACAGTCGAGTTCCGCCTTGCGCGCACCCAGACGCACGAAAATGACCTCTCCGCAGATGTCGTGTGGACGGTTCGGCCAGCTGCCCATGTCCCATGCCAAGCACATGGAGGAGGGCATCATGCCCAAGACGCCCCCCTCGAAGGCAACCGCGGACATGTCATACCAGCATCCGGTTGCTCAAATACTTTGGTGCGCATGCTGATCTCGATCGTGCTGGATCACCGCGCGGAGTGCTGCGAACTGATCGCGAAGCTCAATGCGCCGTTACGGCAGCAACCCGAAGCGGATCGGACCCAGATCCGAGATCCGCACCGAGCGGTGAACTCCGGGCCGGAAACACCAGGGTGTTGCGGCAGGCACCCGCCCAGGTCATCGAGCAACGGCCCGGCCCGGTTCGCGAGTGACCCGATCAGGCTGATACCGGGGCTACCGGCATTCCGCTCAATGGGTCAATGAGATGACGATCTTGCGCTCGTCGGGCTCGCCGGGACGTTAGCCTTTTATCGTTCCGACAACGGCGGAGGATCCGATGGCTGCAACCTGGGACACGATCGATCGCTACGTCGTCATCTCGACGGACACTCATGCCGGCGCCGATCTTCACGACTACAAACGGTATCTGCCGGCGCGTCTGCACGACGAATTCGACGCCTGGGCCACGACGTACATGAGCCCGTTCGACGACCTGATCATCGCCACCGCCAACCGAAACTGGGACCACGAATTCCGGATGGCAGAAATGGACGCCGACGGAGTGGCCGCCGAGGTGCTGCTGCCGAACA encodes:
- a CDS encoding virulence factor Mce family protein, translated to MSTIFDIRQLRLPKVSRRAIVIASVAVISALVAAVAGAQVYKKLTTTTVVAYFSEALGLYPGDKVQIMGVRVGSIDKIEPEGDAMRITLHYSRKYKVPAKATASILNPSLVASRSIQLSPPYTGGPVLKDGAVIPVERTQVPVEWDQLRDSLNNILRQLGPTAQHSKGPFGDLIESAADSLAGKGKQVNETLTSLSRALTALNEGRGDFVAVTRSLALFISALYHNDQQFAALNHNLAQFTRWFTTSDHELADTVQRVDDALVTVRKFLDDNGSVLTHDVNNLAEATTAILQPEPREGLETALHALPAFAGNFNNIYQPVHGALVGMGVFPNFANPIQGICSAIQAGSRLGYQESAELCAQYLAPILDAVKFNYLPFGVNLWSTAATLPKEVAYSEERLRPPPGYKDTTVPGIFARDTPFSHGNHEPGWIVAPGMQGTPVQPFTANMLTPESLAELLGGPDITPPPPGTTLPGSPNAYDESNPLPPPWYPQPPPPPKVVPAPSSGAAAGLPAPNGSAPSGPRR
- a CDS encoding MCE family protein encodes the protein MLPRLLKIQLVLLTGISVVAVVVLGWYYLRIPALLGVGRYTLYADLPQSGGLYRTANVTYRGMTIGKVIAVEPTERGARAVLSIDAGYQIPVDASANVHSVSAVGEQYLDLVSASNHGPYFRTGQTILKSKVPSQIGPALDAANQGLAALPINKVESLLNETSQAVGGLGPSLQRLVDATQAIAHDVKGSINDINTIIMHSAPIIDSQANSGDAIAQWAAGLATLAAQTAQQDRAVRNILANTAPTVGQVSATFDNVRDSLPQTLANLEVVFDLLKRYHNGVEQLLVFLPQSAAVSQAATSAYPDHASVDVALAINQPPPCLTGFLPASQWRSPADTSTAPLPAGTYCKIPQDTPANVVRGARNYPCVDVPGKRAATPRECRSPQPYVPLGTNPWYGDPNQIRNCPAPGARCDQPVDPGRVIPAPSVNNGLNPLPADQLPAPPPPVSDPLQRPGSGTVRCNGQQPNPCIYVPFAAPTAIYDVQSGDVVGPDGLTYTVDSPGNLGDEGWKQMLAPAG
- a CDS encoding virulence factor Mce family protein gives rise to the protein MTRAATRLILGAGHRGLVLLLATLMLSSCTWRGIANLPLPSDRGTGPHHLTIYVQVPDTLALNTNSRVRVADVWVGTVRDISLKNWIATLTLDLDPTVQLPANATAKIGQTSLLGTQHIELAAPAHPSPRPLRSGDTIGLNHSTAYPTVERTLASIAVILNGGGIPHLELIQNEILNVLDGHVDQIREFLTRLDTFTAELNRQREDLTRAIDSTNQLLTIVAKHDETLDHVLTAIPPLIRHFADARDLFADATESLGRFSDAANRTLSATRPGLHQDLQSLQRPLKQLGRASPYAVGALKLLLTAPFNIDNVPKVIRGDYINVSATADLTLSTLDNALLSGTGFSGMLRALEQSWGRDPGTMIPDVRYTPNPNDVPGGPLVERSE